In the genome of Dermacentor andersoni chromosome 3, qqDerAnde1_hic_scaffold, whole genome shotgun sequence, one region contains:
- the LOC129387745 gene encoding uncharacterized protein: protein MAAYGKLYYTTMLYAFYKVYESTGGKAFDGTAEVHRAPSNRSLDDGHPTTTPQRSIPRPEIDPAIFRDPTPIIGRTPASGLSPLAPSPMHPQINSALPRFVNTPLPMSPNHPMHGTQLYAYPSPMGAASVSPDRIPVGPGFPPTQQRLTSSGPTPNALTPGTPTPIAQTTPRGSKSSGGTTSSASRSSGARAPQTLETASPISRTPTASGAVSRAPATSSQRSSPGGPMIPLPNVAVDRAAVGARTASSEQEVPPSRVTKARRPVPPSPVGTRKSKKHR from the exons ATGGCTGCCTACGGTAAG CTGTACTACACGACGATGCTGTACGCGTTCTACAAAGTGTACGAGTCGACCGGAGGCAAAGCGTTCGACGGAACAGCAGAGGTACACAGGGCTCCCTCCAACCGGAGCCTAGACGATGGTCACCCAACAACCACGCCACAACGCAGCATCCCGCGACCCGAGATCGACCCGGCTATCttccgtgatccgacgccaatcATTGGCCGAACTCCAGCTAGTGGCCTGTCACCCTTGGCTCCGTCGCCCATGCACCCGCAAATCAATTCTGCGTTGCCACGCTTCGTTAACACGCCCCTACCGATGTCGCCCAACCATCCTATGCACGGCACGCAGCTATACGCATACCCGTCGCCCATGGGGGCCGCGTCCGTATCGCCAGACCGAATTCCCGTTGGACCCGGCTTTCCTCCGACCCAACAACGTCTGACGTCCAGCGGCCCAACACCCAACGCCCTGACGCCTGGCACGCCGACACCCATCGCCCAGACGACGCCTCGCGGATCGAAGTCTAGTGGGGGGACAACGTCGAGCGCATCTCGGAGTAGTGGAGCTCGAGCCCCGCAGACGCTCGAAACGGCGTCACCGATCTCGAGGACTCCGACAGCGAGTGGCGCGGTGTCCAGGGCGCCGGCGACGTCCTCCCAGCGGTCTAGCCCCGGTGGTCCGATGATCCCACTGCCTAACGTCGCCGTGGACCGCGCGGCCGTCGGAGCCAGGACCGCGTCCAGCGAGCAGGAAGTGCCCCCTTCCCGCGTCACGAAGGCGCGACGCCCGGTCCCGCCTTCTCCTGTGGGGACTCGCAAAAGCAAGAAACACCGCTGA